One part of the Pseudopipra pipra isolate bDixPip1 chromosome 3, bDixPip1.hap1, whole genome shotgun sequence genome encodes these proteins:
- the LOC135410711 gene encoding uncharacterized protein LOC135410711, with product MKERRRKGMGWMDQIPKNGMRERMGWGDHIPKNGVRWEWDEGKGWDGWIRSQNSSGIAENGNRDPYPCPSQTFPALGILVFPWDFWSPPLGKRIFIPKSRAEADEEGNSLDNGTPTFPGIPSRLLGGAFPTGKETGISGHIPRWIPGREGIQGVIPGGCSFPGIPAGIWGSSPSFTPALPYSYLAFPPSTFPPGIPTQHSHLSTFPLGIPKPLHSHPAFPPGIPTQHSHPEFPSSIPTLHIPTQHSHLPFPPAIPTPPHSRHLPFPSPTHRSLLFPLFLRDSWHPKPLSAPGSGIPGVEKPLERSIPGDPGGLQLPRNSRWDLGKLPQLHSSASLFPPGIPTPPHSHLTFPPLHIPGISPFPAPPSPSRSPWSPPVIPDNSGAGISNSRSGKAPGEEHSQGSRGAPGRNPPNPGNFGGDPPCGAASPREIPPALPGKRRDSHSRLIPSPVRTLRHDPGEEFPPGFPPGFPFPADPEARPDPPARSR from the exons atgaaggaaaggagaaggaaagggatgggatggatggatcAGATCCCAAAAAATGGGATGAGGgaaaggatgggatggggggatCACATCCCAAAAAACGGGGTGAGGTGGGAATGGGATGAGGgaaagggatgggatggatggatcAGATCCCAAAATAGCTCAGGAATCGCTGAGAATGGGAACAGGGACCCGTATCCGTGTCCATCCCAAACTTTCCCGGCCCTTGGGATTTTGGTCTTCCCGTGGGATTTTTGGTCTCCCCCCCTTGGGAAAAGGATTTTCATCCCTAAAAGTAGAGCCGAGGCGGACGAGGAAGGGAATTCCTTGGATAACGGGACCCCCACATTCCCTGGGATCCCTTCCCGGCTTTTGGGGGGGGCTTTTCCCACTGGGAAGGAAACGGGGATTTCGGGACACATTCCAAGGTGgatcccaggcagggaagggatcCAGGGGGTGATCccagggggctgcagcttcccaggaattcctgctgggatttggggaagCTCCCCCAGCTTCACTCCAGCGCTTCCCTATTCCTACCTGGCATTCCCACCCTCCACATTCCCACCCGGCATTCCCACTCAGCATTCCCACCTCTCCACATTCCCACTCGGCATTCCCAAACCTCTACATTCCCATCCAGCATTCCCACCTGGCATTCCCACCCAGCATTCCCACCCAGAATTCCCATCCAGCATTCCCACCCtccacattcccacccagcATTCCCACCTGCCATTCCCACCCGCCATTCCCACCCCTCCACATTCCCGGcatctcccctttcccagccccaccCACCGCTCCCTCCTCTTCCCGCTCTTCCTCAGGGATTCTTGGCATCCCAAACCCCTCTCAGCGCCAGGATCAGGAATTCCAGGTGTGGAAAAGCCCCTGGAGAGGAGCATTCCCGGGGATCccggggggctgcagcttcccaggAATTCCCGCTGGGATTTGGGGAAGCTCCCCCAACTTCACTCCAGCGCTTCCCTATTCCCACCCGGCATTCCCACCCCTCCACATTCCCACCTGACATTCCCAC CCCTCCACATTCCCGGcatctcccctttcccagcgcctccctccccttcccgcTCTCCCTGGAGTCCTCCCGTTATCCCGGACAATTCTGGCGCCGGGATCAGCAATTCCAGGAGTGGAAAGGCACCTGGAGAGGAGCATTCCCAGGGATCCCGGGGAGCT CCGGGGAGGAACCCCCCAAATCCCGGGAATTTTGGGGGGGATCCCCCCTGCGGAGCCGCCTCTCCGCGGGAAATCCCGCCCGCTCTTCCCGGGAAGCGCCGGGATTCCCATTCCCGGCTGATCCCGAGCCCCGTCCGGACCCTCCGGCACGATCCAGGTGAGGAATTCCCACCTGGATTCCCGCCGGGATTCCCATTCCCGGCTGATCCCGAGGCCCGTCCGGACCCTCCGGCACGATCCAGGTGA